The genomic window TCCGCACGATCGAAGCCAACCCCCATTACGGCTACCACGCCATCGGCATTCTCGAGGATGAACCGGACCGTTGCCGCATGCTGGAAGAATTCAATATCCCGCTTCTCGGCAAGTTCGAATCGCTTGAACAGGTGCTCACGCAGCATGTCATCGACGAGGTGTTCATCGGGCTCCCGGTGAGCTCGCGCTACGAGACCATCCAGAGCATGGCGCACCTCTGCGAGGGCGTCGGCGTCGGTGTCCGTCTGATCGCGGACCTGTTCCCGCTGCGGCTGGCCACGAGCCGGTTTCAGAAGATCGAGCACATCCCGATCCTGGCGTTAACCACGGTGCCCGAGAACCAGGCTCAGCTCATGCTGCAACGCACGACCGACATCGTCGTCTCCGGCGCCGCGCTCCTGATTCTGTCTCCGTTGTTCATCCTGACCGCCATTCTGATCAGGCTGGATTCACCTGGGCCGGTGTTCTTTCTCCAGGAGCGCGTGGGGCAGAACCAGCGCAAGTTCAAGATGATCAAGTTCCGTTCGATGGTCGCCAACGCGGAGCAGTTGCGGCGGCAGGTCGAAAAACTGAACGAGGCCGACGGCCCCATCTTCAAGGCCCGCCATGACCCGCGCATGACGCGCGTGGGCCAGTTCATCCGCAAATACAGCATCGACGAGCTGCCCCAACTCATGAACGTGCTCGTGGGGCACATGAGCCTCGTAGGGCCGCGCCCGCCGCTGCCGAATGAGGTGGCGCAATACTCGTGGAACCAGCGCCGCAGGCTCAGCGTGAAACCCGGCATGAC from Candidatus Hydrogenedentota bacterium includes these protein-coding regions:
- a CDS encoding sugar transferase, which gives rise to MSRATFWSGLLALGDTGFVFLATLFATQMTLPPDGSRAFSEHLQMELAYFAIFVLAWPVLASRQRLFASRRRDHLTLVVYDVTKAVVATIVFSGFIVTFFTSLGLQREFLLWFGGASLLILSVFRSVVQLFLWSLRAHGRNMRQVIVIGANSRTRELIRTIEANPHYGYHAIGILEDEPDRCRMLEEFNIPLLGKFESLEQVLTQHVIDEVFIGLPVSSRYETIQSMAHLCEGVGVGVRLIADLFPLRLATSRFQKIEHIPILALTTVPENQAQLMLQRTTDIVVSGAALLILSPLFILTAILIRLDSPGPVFFLQERVGQNQRKFKMIKFRSMVANAEQLRRQVEKLNEADGPIFKARHDPRMTRVGQFIRKYSIDELPQLMNVLVGHMSLVGPRPPLPNEVAQYSWNQRRRLSVKPGMTGLSQVRGRSDLSFRETVDLDLAYIDQWSLWLVFRILVQTIPAVLRGRGAM